DNA from Mesorhizobium sp. B2-1-1:
CGGCATGGGGTTCCTCGGTGGTAGCAGTTGGAACAGGCGCTTGTTCCCGTGGCCGCGCGCGGAAGCGCGCCCAGTTTTCGACCATCGGATACAGGCCGTTCTGCGCGAAGCGTTGCACCAGGATAAGCGCCAGACCCATCAGCACGAAACGCCATTCGCCGTAGGACCGCAGCGTCTCGGAAAGCAGGAAGACGACGACTGCGCCGACCACGGCGCCGGGCAGGCTTTCGATGCCGCCGATCACCGCCATCGCGATAACCAGACCCATCTCCGGCAGGATAGCCATGTTGGGCGTCAGGATGCCGATGAAATGGCCGTAATAAATGCCGGCTATCGCCGCGATCACGCTGGTTACCACGAAGACGAGGATCTTGTAGCGCGTGGTATCCACCCCGCTGGCGCGCGCGGCGCCCTCGTCTTCCCGGATGGCACGTAGAAAAAGACCGACGCGGGTCGCCAACAAGGCATTCATTCCCAATACCGCCAGGACGACGAGCGCAAGGCCGAGATAGTAATAAGGCAGGTCCGATCGACCGGAAAAGAGGCCGGGCACCGGCAAGCCCAGCATGCCGCGTGTGATGTCCTCCTCCGCGACCAGAACGAGGCGGAAGATTTCCGAAATGGCAAGCGTGAAGAGGGCCAGATAAGGCCCGGAAAGCCTCAGGACGAGCGCGCCGATCAGGGCGCCGGCCACGACGGCAAGAGCGATGGCGGCAAGAATGGCAAGCGGCAGCGGCATGCCGATCTGGCCAACGAACAAGGCCGAGGCATATCCGCCCAGCGCGGCAAAAGCCACATGGGCGAAGGAGAACTGACCGGCGAAACCGGCAAGCAGCGCCCAGCTCGCGGCAAGCAGCGCATAGTACCAGGCGATGGCGCCGACGTGGGTCCAGTATGGTCCGACGCCGAGCGGCACCAGCAACGCCACCACGAGCAGAATCGCCTGGGCCGATTGCGAGAATGTTGGACGGACCATTGCCGTGATCCTATTCCAGCCGCAGATGCGAGCGGCCGAACAGGCCGGTCGGCCTGAAGAGCAATGCAATGACGAGCAGCAGCGCTCCGAACGCCTGCGTATAGGCAAGCGCGCGATTGGGGTCCGGCAGATAGCCGACACCCAGCCCTTGCACCAGGCCGAGCAGGATGCCGCCGGTAATGCTTCCGCCGACGGAACCCATGCCGCCGAGCACGATGATGATGAAGGCCTGCACGGCCGGCAACTCACCCATCGACGGCGACAGGGCGAAGATCGGCGCGATCAACGCCCCTGCCCCGCCGGCAAGCGCCGAGCCGATGCCGAAGGCGATGGTGTACATGCGGCGTGGATCGATACCGATGACCGCGGCGGACTCGCGGCTCTGGCTCACCGCATCGAGTGCCTGGCCAAGCGAG
Protein-coding regions in this window:
- a CDS encoding branched-chain amino acid ABC transporter permease; the encoded protein is MVRPTFSQSAQAILLVVALLVPLGVGPYWTHVGAIAWYYALLAASWALLAGFAGQFSFAHVAFAALGGYASALFVGQIGMPLPLAILAAIALAVVAGALIGALVLRLSGPYLALFTLAISEIFRLVLVAEEDITRGMLGLPVPGLFSGRSDLPYYYLGLALVVLAVLGMNALLATRVGLFLRAIREDEGAARASGVDTTRYKILVFVVTSVIAAIAGIYYGHFIGILTPNMAILPEMGLVIAMAVIGGIESLPGAVVGAVVVFLLSETLRSYGEWRFVLMGLALILVQRFAQNGLYPMVENWARFRARPREQAPVPTATTEEPHAG